TAAATTAAGCTGATTTCATATAGTGGCATTTTTTACCTAACTAATAGATTTATCTTAATTACTTTAAAGGTCCTGCTGATACTCCATTCTTTGAAGCGCAGTTCTTTTTTTGATCTTTTATTTCTGTATAAAAAAAATCGTGGACTAAAAATGAACCGCCCAGCTCCAGTGGAGATCTCCTACGACTGTCTGAGATTCCTAATAACACACAACCCCACAAATGCACAACTGGGAAAGTTTATAGAGGTACATTTtatacctttttatttatttagttttcattGTAGGAGGAGCTGCATCTCCTGTTTACTTGTCTGTCCTTTGATTTGTAGGACCTGAAGGCATATGGAGTTAACACACTGGTGCGAGTGTGTGCTGCTACATATGACAAGACACCAGTAGAGCAAGAAGGCATACAAGTTCTGGTAagtggcacacgcacacacacattgtagaaacatttgttattttccaTGTACAGTGAGTAATAAAACCTGCACTCTTTCACACAGCTAAGGCTTTGATGGCATTATATCGTTAAAGGATTAAGCCTACTTGTAAcacaaaagtctaaatgaaCGCAGACCATGTATCCAGTAATATAGTGCTGTACTATGATGTATACCAGCCTTCCTGTTGATTGCCTCTAATTGGGAAAATTCTGTTGTTCATTGCAATTCTAATAaaaatcagcagcaggaagcactgCAGGCTATTGGCAGATTAATCAAGGTTACTGGCAGAGGTCATTTTTCTAGTGAAAATACTGTTAACATTCCTTAATGTACAAAAGCTTCTTAAAGGTTTATTTCGGACTTAATAGTTTAAATCACAGTAGacgacaaataaaaaaaggactTTGTTTCCCCCTAGGACTGGCCCTTTGATGATGGTTCAGCCCCTCCAGACCAGGTGGTTGATGACTGGCTCAACCTCCTGCAGACAAAGTTTAGAGATGAACCTGGCAGTTGTGTGGCTGTGCACTGTGTTGCCGGACTGGGACGGTCAGTATACACAAATATACTCTGAAGTCAACACAATGTCAGAGTTTTAGATTTAGTTATCCATGTGGCTATGCAGGTAATCTGTTAGTTAAAGCAAGTGTTTCATTGTCTCAGGTTGGATCACGTGTTAAATAATGCACTCGCAGTAACTATTTTAGGATTCAGTATTACTTTGATAAATCAAATTAGACGCAAGATTGTTGTTTCTGCTCACTTTAACAGATGGTTGAACATTTTTATGTTGATGCTTGTGCTTAGAGCGCCTGTGTTGGTGGCCCTGGCTCTGATTGAGTGTGGGATGGAGTATGAAGATGCAGTGCATTTTATAAGACTGTGAGTACAAAATCTGCTCTTCATTTCACTCCATTGCGAGCACCTGCTCTGCTATTGCTCTGTCCAGAGCCAGTGCTTTTCTTGCTTTTACACCTCTCATATGTTAATAAGGAatcgtgtctgtgtgttaggAAGCGCCGCGGTGCATTCAACTCCAAGCAGCTCCTCTACCTGGAAAGCTACAAACCCAAACTGTGTCTGCGCTCCAAAGATGCCAAcgggcagagctgctgcataCAGTAGGGAACTCCACAGCACATTGTAGGAGACTTATTCTGTAAATGCATAAAGTTGGCATATTTACTGATTTGATTCAAATCAAAGctcattaaatatatttaaagaatttcattt
Above is a window of Betta splendens chromosome 22, fBetSpl5.4, whole genome shotgun sequence DNA encoding:
- the LOC114848149 gene encoding protein tyrosine phosphatase type IVA 2-like: MNRPAPVEISYDCLRFLITHNPTNAQLGKFIEDLKAYGVNTLVRVCAATYDKTPVEQEGIQVLDWPFDDGSAPPDQVVDDWLNLLQTKFRDEPGSCVAVHCVAGLGRAPVLVALALIECGMEYEDAVHFIRLKRRGAFNSKQLLYLESYKPKLCLRSKDANGQSCCIQ